ATACAAATTCCAAAAATTTGCAATCAACAACATGATTTCCATCAAGTTTGCCTCCTAAATCTTTTGGTTCTAATGACATTTATTAGGGCTAAGAGGCTAATTAATCTAAAATTTAGTTTCCCAGAAACAATATTTGCACTTAATGCTTAAATAATTGAGAAGTTACTTGAACAAGAAAAAACATGAAATTGAAGAACAAAGAAAGAGAAGCATGAAAGAACACACTAATTTTAGAGGCAACAAAATCATATGAACAATCTGTTCAGACTATGAAGCTCACCCAACGAGAGGCCAATTGTAATGATAGTGTTTGGTGTATACAAGAGATCACAAAATTCAAGAATCTCTCACTAATTCACTCACAAATAGAACTGAAGGATTTCAAGTAAATTCAAACACTGCCCTAACCCACCATAATGCATTATTCAAGGAGATGGAAACACAAAAACGACAACGTACTATGCAGGGGTGATTTCAACTGTAGTCAAAAAATATAACACATCTTAGAAATTCAGAAAAAATTGTAGCTTAGCATCTTGGTGCCAGATGAGCTAGAAGAGTGCAAAACTGCCAAGAAACCACATTTGCTGGAAGTATTATAGAAGTTGGGAAAAATCAATTGCCAAGATCTGATCTCAAGTATATTGCAATGAACATAAGcgaaaacaacaacaaaaaaaaaatcacacaaAATTTGTTTACATTTCATAATGGTCTAGTCATAGCAAATGGAaaagattaaagaaaattttacCTTGAAAATGTTCTGTCCTTGCAAAATCATGTCTAAGATATGATTTACTTTCAGAATTCAACCCCAACGCTTCTGACTGTCCAAAGTCCATCAGGACCTGTCCAATAACCTGGTATGCAACTAAACTTGCTTGGTCACACATTTCTTGGATGGCTACATAATGGTTATTCAGATATTTAGACATCGGATTTGGAAGATATAATCCGCCAGTCATATCACTGTTACTATGTAACATTGGAGGAACAAAAGAGAAGGAACCATCTCCAACAACAGTTGAGCGGAATTCATCCCCGTGAATTTTTATGCCCATGCATTCATCTTTACCAGAAAAGCTTGCAGCCCTAACGGATGGGCTGGAAACAATATCATCACAACTTCCTAAATTATCTTTGCAAGTATATGTTGCTGAACTAGAACAGGGAGACCCAGAATCTCCAGTGATTGACTCATTAAACCTAATCTGAACTTCATCCAAGGAATTTGTCTGTGTCtgtggatcatcatcatcaaaaatatctCCATCGTCGCTTTCTTCAAGATCCTCCATGTATGCCTCCACAAAATTTTGTTCAAGCTTATCAAAAGGAACACAATCCCAAACCAGCTGCTTTGTGTGAGCACTAACGATCAATATGTATTCTACCTCTTCATCAATGACATCCTTCAAGGAAAATCTATGTATATTGCATGACTTCTTATTTATGAGAGACAAAACATCTATTAAAGAAGGAGGCACTGCATCCATATAACTGCATTCGAAGAGACAATCCGTCAACATGgacttaattactttttttcCGCCATAAACATCTACCTTTGATTCAGGGTCCAATAAAAGTTGCAAGTTCTTCAACTCTTCTTTCTTGAGTTTTATCTGACTAAGTGACTTAATAGCCTTTACTATCTCATTCTGCAGTGCTTCCTTTTCAGGCGACACGTGTACGAATTTGGCCAGAGAAAGATATTGAGAGTTAGATGCTATTTTTGAATATAAACCGGGGATTGCCATTGCTTTGACTAAAGAGTCTTGTAACATATGTGATTCATCATGTTGGTCAATCATTTTCACCCACAACATCTGCACCTGCTCACACAGACGATCTTTACTCCACCCAGAGCGACAAGGACGTGACTGCAGCATGACACCTTGTGTCCCTTTGAGTGTCCTGTACATCGCATAAAGGGCCTTTATAGGAAAACTTTCAAGTTTTACTTTGTTTAAAGCATTATGAAGAGATTTCCTCGTCACTTTTGTGTGCTTCCCATAATTTTGGTGAAAATTCTTGGGGTTATTTAGCAAGAGAAATATTTCATCCTGCATTTGGCCTAGAACATTGCAATCTGACCAATTGTTATGCAATTCTTGTAAGCTGTCTTTAATAACTCTCTTCATTCGTGGACGCGTTTTGTTGAAAACAACTAAACCTCTTGTCAATATCTTGGCTAGAAGACACATCCCCTTATTTGACAAGTCATCAAGCACGAGCAAGATATACTTTGACATATTGTGCATCTCACATAAGTGATCATCGTCAGCAGTTGAATGCTGTCTGGCTTCAGAATCAAATGCTTGAAGAGATTTCCTTGTAATTTTTGTGTGCTTCCcataattttgttgaaaattCTTTGGGTCCTTTAGCAACTGAAAAAGTTCATCCTGCATTTGGCCTAGTACATTGCAATTTAACCGATTACTATGCAATTCTTTTAAGCTGTCTTTAATAACTCTCTTCATTCGAGGACGCGTTTTGTCGAAAACAACTAAACCTCTAGTCACTATCTTGGCTAGAAGACACATCCCCTCATTTGACAAGTCATCAAGCAAGAGCAAGATATATTTTGACATATTGAGCATCTCACATAAGTGATCATCATCAATTGGATGCTGTCTGGCTTCAGAATCAAATGCTTGAAGAAAACTCTTCTCAACAAAACTTCTGGCTTCTTCATAGAAAACCTGGAATTTATcaacaatacaaaaaaaatttcaaacagATACCATACCCTTCACAATCCTAATCCAACacccatgaataactcatagaAGCTTAATCAACAACAAATCTTCAGCTTGTTTAACCAAGgcaaaggagggaaaaaggtaCGAAAAAGAAGAGCAGAGAGACCTATTTCATGTTTgaataacaaagaaaaagaGGGGATGTAGAGAGAAGGATTGTTACATAACCTTTTAAAATGGAAGAGTACTAGCAAAATTCTTATTTTTGTAAGATCCAATATCGTGAAAGCTAATTCTTATTTTTCCCTTCCCAATACATCATATTTTGCAAAACTATAATCACATATTGCTAATTTGCTATTGTAACAGTTTTTAAAGCTGTCAGTAAAAGTATTAGCAAAACTTCATAGTATTTTCTTTACACCATTTATTCCTTTATGTAAACAAATCTTCATATTTTCCTCATAATGCAAAGGTCAATTCAGTAGTCAGTACCAATGCAAACACATAAGAGACAGGGAAGGGAGGAGAGCGATAGTCTGACTATAAAACATGAGATGGAGTTTGGCAAGGGTAtcaacacaacaacaacaataacaaagtCAAAGTCTTAATCACAAAAGATTAGGGTCGACTACATGAATCAATATATCAATTTCAATGATCGTCAACATGGATTCTTCTCCTACATTCATTCCGATTTTCTAACATCTCAATTAGTAAGTCTAGATCCTTCATATAATTTTCCACTTTTGTCCGACAAGTAATCTTAAGTTTTCCTTACCCTCTTTCCAAGTCTCTCTAGCTTcaactttttatcttttttacagGCTCGCTAATACCCCAACATTTTGATCCATTTAGTAGCGCTTGTCTCCCTTCAACTTTAAAGGCATTGGCAAGGGAATAATTGTTGTATTAAATCTCATGTTTTTATTTCCTCCAAATCTTTGCATTTTTGGATATATTTGTTTCAATAAATTGGCAGGAATAACCCCTTACATTTCCTTCATCACCTTAATTTGTTACCCAACACACCTCTTCCTTTCCCTCCAAACCCCTCTTCAAACAAGCTTATAGCCTCCACGAGTAGGGAAACCAAGTGATGTGTTTTGCAAGCTTTATAGTCACAGGTATGTATTACTAAATATAACTAGAGTATTGAAAACATGATATACTTAATGATATGGAAAATTTTGGTAACATGTGTGTTGTTGACAAAACGTTGGTTTCACGCAACACAAGCTAGCTTCTACAAATAGAGATATCAATGCCACTGACTTCTTTACAGACAACTACTTAATTAAGGAGCTTTGAGTCAGATAATAGAGAGTGGCGCTTCAGTGAAATGATGCAAATATAGCTAGGCAAGCCTGCAAGGAGAATAGCTACTCTGAAGTCTAAAAGCTCTAGCTTGCACAATCACTAACATAACCAACTAAAAGAAGAAAGAACATCACTTTTACCCAAAAAAAATGAACGAAAATACTTACATCATCTTTTCTCAAAATTGACTCTGGCATCATTGACCTACATTCAAAACATCAATCATGAAAAAAAGAAGAGGCAACTCCACCAATGAAACTCATAAATTACAGAAATACACCATCAATctccaataaaaattttcatgaGAAAGATAAATTCCTATTAGAAAGCACCTTGATGAAAAGGCTTCTTTTCACAGCATAGTAAGCAAGTTACAAATTACACAATCTAGATAAAATTCAAAGACTTCTTAACACAGCATAGTAAACAAGGTACGGAAGGCACAGATCGAAACAATAGTTGTGAGATAAAATTCAACTAGAAAACTAATGATCCCTCTTTTATAGTGAGTTAACAAATCTAATGCCTAACGATGTCACCTAGCAATGAGATTAGCTAATACATTCTCTGTGTATCTCACAAAATAATGAGAATATGTTGCAAGTCAAAAGATACTATGAAACCAAGTATTCCTCCCAATAATTCTAATAGACAATTGCCAAAATATTTGCAACTATTCCAACTTCTAAACTAAATTGAGAGAAAACAAGATTAAAATGACAATTCCAAATGTAAACAAATAGTAATGATGCATTTTATATTCAAGGTCATCCTATTTGGTATCGGAGATATTTCACAAATTCAACTATGGAACATATCCAAAAACTGTAAATAACGTGAAGTTACTTTTCTCCAATAAAAAGCAATTACTCTAATTGGGAAACCTAAAGTTTCAAAAAGATTTCTATAACCAAATGTCTA
This Amaranthus tricolor cultivar Red isolate AtriRed21 chromosome 13, ASM2621246v1, whole genome shotgun sequence DNA region includes the following protein-coding sequences:
- the LOC130798533 gene encoding uncharacterized protein LOC130798533 isoform X1, which translates into the protein MDHISVDAVALWRHIQGHEKELLHKRKFLMGLEDVDSTDHMGRFYAGKVSMMPESILRKDDVFYEEARSFVEKSFLQAFDSEARQHPIDDDHLCEMLNMSKYILLLLDDLSNEGMCLLAKIVTRGLVVFDKTRPRMKRVIKDSLKELHSNRLNCNVLGQMQDELFQLLKDPKNFQQNYGKHTKITRKSLQAFDSEARQHSTADDDHLCEMHNMSKYILLVLDDLSNKGMCLLAKILTRGLVVFNKTRPRMKRVIKDSLQELHNNWSDCNVLGQMQDEIFLLLNNPKNFHQNYGKHTKVTRKSLHNALNKVKLESFPIKALYAMYRTLKGTQGVMLQSRPCRSGWSKDRLCEQVQMLWVKMIDQHDESHMLQDSLVKAMAIPGLYSKIASNSQYLSLAKFVHVSPEKEALQNEIVKAIKSLSQIKLKKEELKNLQLLLDPESKVDVYGGKKVIKSMLTDCLFECSYMDAVPPSLIDVLSLINKKSCNIHRFSLKDVIDEEVEYILIVSAHTKQLVWDCVPFDKLEQNFVEAYMEDLEESDDGDIFDDDDPQTQTNSLDEVQIRFNESITGDSGSPCSSSATYTCKDNLGSCDDIVSSPSVRAASFSGKDECMGIKIHGDEFRSTVVGDGSFSFVPPMLHSNSDMTGGLYLPNPMSKYLNNHYVAIQEMCDQASLVAYQVIGQVLMDFGQSEALGLNSESKSYLRHDFARTEHFQESDVGSNDIDASDPIIVRAVQKVIPSFSKSQLEMVKKFMKS
- the LOC130798533 gene encoding uncharacterized protein LOC130798533 isoform X2 — translated: MQWHYGVIYRAMKKSFCIRESLFLMGLEDVDSTDHMGRFYAGKVSMMPESILRKDDVFYEEARSFVEKSFLQAFDSEARQHPIDDDHLCEMLNMSKYILLLLDDLSNEGMCLLAKIVTRGLVVFDKTRPRMKRVIKDSLKELHSNRLNCNVLGQMQDELFQLLKDPKNFQQNYGKHTKITRKSLQAFDSEARQHSTADDDHLCEMHNMSKYILLVLDDLSNKGMCLLAKILTRGLVVFNKTRPRMKRVIKDSLQELHNNWSDCNVLGQMQDEIFLLLNNPKNFHQNYGKHTKVTRKSLHNALNKVKLESFPIKALYAMYRTLKGTQGVMLQSRPCRSGWSKDRLCEQVQMLWVKMIDQHDESHMLQDSLVKAMAIPGLYSKIASNSQYLSLAKFVHVSPEKEALQNEIVKAIKSLSQIKLKKEELKNLQLLLDPESKVDVYGGKKVIKSMLTDCLFECSYMDAVPPSLIDVLSLINKKSCNIHRFSLKDVIDEEVEYILIVSAHTKQLVWDCVPFDKLEQNFVEAYMEDLEESDDGDIFDDDDPQTQTNSLDEVQIRFNESITGDSGSPCSSSATYTCKDNLGSCDDIVSSPSVRAASFSGKDECMGIKIHGDEFRSTVVGDGSFSFVPPMLHSNSDMTGGLYLPNPMSKYLNNHYVAIQEMCDQASLVAYQVIGQVLMDFGQSEALGLNSESKSYLRHDFARTEHFQESDVGSNDIDASDPIIVRAVQKVIPSFSKSQLEMVKKFMKS